The proteins below come from a single Pandoraea apista genomic window:
- a CDS encoding porin, with protein MKKRVVCALLLGAMQGGAYAQSSGGVTLSGFVDLNMEQLWGSGANGGKVTRMSSGGLNNSRFNLSGFEELGGGNRAFFTYEPMFSANNGTQSTQARQSFVGLKGPWGEFSLGRQFTPSYWIAGYADPSWAADFSMVNNMEFFYASYRVDNSIQYNTPRWNGLMGRFMATTGVGDGTRSGRFYSAGLEYRNGGIFLGAVSELQYTRDIFSSSQIRSSRDNYFAATYKFGDVEPTLIYHTYNGYYAYPPYVAFNVRGWDVQAGVRYALTDRHRFYASFVHRQDDDNKALSNANGFVVGYMYGLSKRTTLYATYARVQHSNDTTVHYPVTFQVTPTGTQNPSGVQLGIRHAF; from the coding sequence ATGAAGAAGCGAGTGGTGTGTGCATTGCTACTGGGCGCAATGCAAGGCGGTGCTTACGCGCAATCGTCCGGGGGCGTAACGCTCTCGGGGTTCGTGGACCTGAACATGGAGCAGTTGTGGGGATCGGGGGCGAACGGCGGCAAAGTGACGAGAATGTCGAGCGGCGGCCTGAACAACTCTCGCTTCAATCTGAGCGGTTTCGAAGAACTGGGTGGCGGCAACCGCGCGTTCTTCACCTATGAGCCGATGTTCTCGGCGAATAACGGCACGCAGTCGACGCAGGCGCGTCAATCGTTCGTGGGATTGAAAGGACCGTGGGGCGAGTTCTCGCTGGGCCGACAGTTCACGCCATCGTACTGGATCGCAGGGTACGCCGACCCGAGCTGGGCGGCCGACTTCAGTATGGTCAACAACATGGAGTTCTTCTACGCCTCGTATCGCGTCGATAACTCGATTCAGTACAACACGCCGCGCTGGAACGGGCTGATGGGGCGCTTCATGGCGACCACCGGCGTGGGCGACGGCACCCGCTCCGGGCGCTTCTACTCTGCCGGCCTCGAATATCGCAATGGCGGCATCTTCCTGGGGGCCGTAAGCGAGTTGCAATATACGCGCGACATCTTCTCGTCGAGCCAGATCCGGTCCTCGCGTGACAACTACTTCGCGGCGACCTACAAATTCGGCGATGTTGAGCCGACCCTGATCTACCACACGTACAACGGCTATTACGCTTATCCCCCCTATGTCGCGTTCAACGTGCGCGGGTGGGACGTTCAGGCGGGCGTGCGCTACGCACTGACCGACCGCCACCGCTTCTACGCCAGCTTCGTTCACCGTCAGGACGACGACAACAAGGCGCTGTCGAATGCCAACGGCTTCGTCGTCGGCTACATGTACGGCTTGTCCAAGCGCACCACCCTGTACGCAACGTATGCCCGTGTTCAACACAGCAACGACACCACGGTGCATTACCCGGTGACGTTCCAGGTCACCCCGACGGGAACGCAGAACCCCTCGGGTGTGCAGCTTGGCATTCGTCACGCGTTCTGA
- a CDS encoding VOC family protein, whose product MAKLRHIALSVPDPWKAAEFYMQAFDFKKVGETDSSLARGVYLSDGVINLALLNYKNDEAAGDRGREYVGLHHIGIWVEDVQATREKIEAAGGRYYMGEVPVKSNIFYEVKFFDPNGVIFDVTAHGWGGASKDGSGTDNAPKLRHEGLQADRTGL is encoded by the coding sequence ATGGCCAAACTGCGTCACATTGCGCTTTCCGTACCCGATCCCTGGAAAGCGGCCGAGTTCTACATGCAGGCGTTCGACTTCAAGAAAGTGGGGGAAACGGATTCGTCGCTCGCCCGGGGCGTCTATCTCTCGGATGGCGTCATCAATCTGGCGTTGCTCAACTACAAGAACGACGAAGCGGCGGGGGATCGTGGCCGCGAGTACGTGGGATTGCATCACATCGGCATCTGGGTCGAGGACGTTCAAGCCACGCGCGAAAAGATCGAAGCCGCGGGCGGCCGCTACTACATGGGCGAAGTGCCGGTGAAGAGCAACATCTTTTACGAAGTGAAGTTCTTCGACCCGAACGGTGTGATCTTCGACGTGACGGCCCACGGCTGGGGCGGTGCATCGAAGGACGGTTCCGGCACGGACAACGCTCCGAAGCTGCGCCATGAGGGATTGCAGGCCGATCGCACAGGACTTTGA
- a CDS encoding GntR family transcriptional regulator → MAETIAARICRVLTGEIIDGRLPPGQKLEEVALAERFKASRTPIREALRELNARGLIELTPHKGGVVASISVDDLSDMLEAMCELDALCCRLSAQRMSAMQKKQLEMIHIQSKQCMDAGDEAGYLALNREFHQLLSAGTQNKTLMALIDSHRDRLAPFRAAQSDVEERFSVSFDEHERVVEAVLAADAEAAYNAMRSHTARLSIHVLERLQHSRKLG, encoded by the coding sequence ATGGCTGAAACCATTGCCGCACGAATCTGCCGGGTGTTGACGGGCGAGATCATCGACGGACGCCTGCCGCCGGGGCAGAAGCTGGAAGAAGTCGCACTGGCCGAGCGCTTCAAGGCCTCGCGCACGCCGATTCGCGAGGCGCTGCGCGAACTCAACGCACGCGGACTCATTGAACTCACGCCGCACAAAGGGGGTGTTGTCGCGAGCATCAGCGTCGACGATCTCTCCGACATGCTTGAAGCCATGTGCGAACTCGACGCCCTGTGTTGTCGCCTGAGTGCCCAACGTATGAGCGCGATGCAGAAGAAGCAGCTCGAGATGATTCACATCCAGAGCAAGCAATGCATGGATGCAGGCGACGAAGCAGGCTATCTTGCGCTGAACCGCGAGTTCCATCAGTTGCTCAGCGCAGGAACGCAAAACAAAACGCTGATGGCGCTCATCGACAGTCATCGCGACCGTCTGGCGCCCTTCCGCGCGGCGCAGTCCGACGTTGAAGAACGCTTCTCCGTATCGTTCGACGAGCATGAGCGCGTTGTCGAGGCCGTGCTGGCGGCCGACGCCGAAGCTGCCTACAACGCCATGCGCAGTCACACGGCGCGCCTGAGTATCCACGTACTCGAACGCCTGCAACACAGCCGCAAGCTCGGCTGA
- a CDS encoding inclusion body family protein has product MSEITDVLVSIDTKTIVDRYGKNSSMANPPVIDFKHVFMIVTQNNVVSGQAGGELDVAATVGDVIRWRESSLSLGFEQSCIFYKFVGNQGNELISPPSPREAEVTVPVPNPPDPTKPKKQKCSNYFWSCETLKTGRVTYHFQFMILDRSGNLCGCYQWDPFITIRNH; this is encoded by the coding sequence ATGTCAGAAATTACCGATGTTCTGGTCAGCATCGACACCAAGACGATTGTCGACCGTTACGGCAAGAACTCCAGCATGGCGAATCCACCGGTCATCGACTTCAAGCATGTCTTCATGATCGTGACGCAAAACAATGTAGTAAGCGGGCAGGCCGGCGGTGAGCTGGATGTTGCAGCCACGGTCGGAGACGTCATCCGGTGGCGCGAGAGTTCGCTCTCCCTGGGCTTCGAGCAATCCTGCATCTTCTACAAGTTCGTCGGCAATCAGGGCAATGAACTGATCTCTCCGCCCTCGCCGCGCGAAGCCGAGGTCACGGTGCCTGTGCCGAACCCGCCGGACCCGACCAAGCCCAAGAAGCAAAAGTGCTCGAACTACTTCTGGTCTTGCGAAACGCTCAAGACCGGTCGCGTGACGTATCACTTCCAATTCATGATTCTCGACCGCAGCGGCAATCTGTGCGGTTGCTACCAGTGGGACCCGTTCATCACCATCCGCAATCACTGA
- a CDS encoding AidA/PixA family protein: MSDARTDCASNDSRAIADVLLVIDTMTLLDRHPDAADAPVAIEGEGCYGLASGKQALEGVSAAPWPVDVRPGDGLRFRWTPLAMRGEHAVLLQLAVDDESTLADLKMHVHEHAMRYAPQAAAPQEPIAREAPDAFWQADVVASGAAHLSVEAIVTDRDANVLARFRWSLPVVVP, from the coding sequence ATGTCCGACGCACGAACTGACTGTGCTAGCAACGACTCTCGCGCCATCGCCGATGTTTTGCTTGTGATCGATACGATGACGCTGCTCGATCGGCACCCCGATGCGGCGGACGCCCCCGTCGCCATCGAAGGTGAAGGCTGCTACGGGCTCGCGTCCGGCAAGCAGGCGCTCGAAGGCGTAAGTGCGGCGCCGTGGCCGGTCGACGTTCGCCCCGGCGACGGCCTCCGGTTCCGGTGGACGCCGCTTGCCATGCGCGGCGAGCACGCCGTGCTGCTCCAACTCGCAGTGGACGACGAATCGACACTGGCCGACCTGAAAATGCATGTGCACGAGCACGCCATGCGCTACGCGCCTCAAGCCGCCGCACCGCAGGAGCCCATTGCCCGCGAAGCGCCCGACGCCTTCTGGCAAGCCGATGTTGTGGCAAGCGGCGCGGCTCATCTGAGCGTCGAAGCCATTGTCACGGATCGCGATGCCAATGTACTCGCCCGTTTCCGATGGTCACTGCCGGTAGTTGTGCCATGA
- a CDS encoding amidohydrolase family protein, whose protein sequence is MTHRVFVGAVGADGSPLTLAVRDGRLTYVGAQTPDTAGAQVIDLQGKLVLPGFVDGHIHLDKSFVGDRWRAHRPATTLRERLAAEKQELAAAAPMEQRADALMRQTVSFGTVAMRCHVDIDASTGLTHLHAVMAMREKWRELLDIELVAFPQAGVMTCPGTANVLEAAVREGVQVVGGIDPTTLDGDPHGQLNVIFGIAEKHGTKIDIHLHEPGDIGLAQLHRIAARTQAAGLQGRVSVSHAYGLGDIGLAELDTVARALADAGVSIMTNAPGDRAFPPILRLREAGVRVFTGNDNIQDSWWPYGNGDMLQRAMLIGYRSGFYTDDDLRVALDMATDAAAAVIGKADYGLRAGNEASFVVFDAPNAAAAVAAAPAARAVIRHGRYWGGPAQLALDPALLQDTAGSAPT, encoded by the coding sequence ATGACTCACCGTGTTTTCGTGGGCGCCGTCGGTGCCGACGGCAGCCCCCTCACCCTCGCCGTCCGCGACGGCCGCTTGACATACGTTGGCGCGCAAACGCCCGACACCGCTGGCGCACAAGTCATCGACTTGCAAGGCAAGCTGGTGCTGCCGGGCTTTGTCGATGGTCACATCCACCTGGACAAGAGTTTCGTCGGCGACCGATGGCGCGCGCACCGTCCCGCGACTACGCTGCGTGAGCGTCTCGCTGCCGAGAAGCAGGAACTCGCCGCCGCCGCGCCAATGGAACAACGTGCCGACGCCCTCATGCGGCAAACCGTGTCGTTTGGCACCGTTGCCATGCGCTGCCACGTCGATATCGACGCCAGCACCGGTCTCACGCACCTGCACGCCGTCATGGCCATGCGCGAGAAGTGGCGCGAGTTGCTGGATATCGAACTCGTCGCCTTCCCGCAGGCGGGGGTGATGACTTGCCCCGGCACGGCCAACGTACTCGAAGCGGCCGTGCGCGAGGGCGTACAGGTGGTGGGCGGTATCGACCCCACAACGCTCGACGGCGACCCTCATGGGCAACTGAACGTGATTTTCGGCATCGCCGAGAAGCATGGCACGAAGATCGACATCCATCTGCACGAGCCCGGCGATATCGGTCTGGCGCAATTGCACCGCATAGCCGCGCGCACCCAGGCCGCCGGTTTGCAGGGCCGTGTCTCGGTGAGCCACGCCTACGGTCTGGGCGACATCGGGCTTGCAGAACTCGACACCGTCGCACGCGCGTTGGCCGACGCCGGTGTGTCCATCATGACCAACGCGCCCGGCGATCGCGCGTTCCCGCCTATTCTTCGCTTGCGCGAGGCAGGGGTGCGGGTCTTCACGGGCAACGACAATATTCAGGACAGTTGGTGGCCGTATGGCAACGGCGACATGCTGCAACGTGCAATGCTCATCGGCTATCGCTCCGGCTTCTATACCGACGACGACCTGCGCGTCGCGCTGGACATGGCCACCGACGCCGCCGCTGCCGTGATCGGCAAGGCGGACTACGGCCTGCGCGCCGGCAACGAAGCAAGCTTCGTTGTGTTCGATGCGCCGAACGCCGCCGCAGCGGTGGCCGCCGCACCCGCTGCGCGCGCCGTCATTCGTCACGGACGTTACTGGGGCGGCCCGGCGCAACTTGCGCTGGACCCCGCCCTGCTTCAGGACACAGCAGGGTCCGCCCCGACCTGA
- a CDS encoding bifunctional allantoicase/(S)-ureidoglycine aminohydrolase, translating to MSKTTYYAPHGGHPGQTELLTDRAMFTEAYAVIPKGVMRDIVTSHLPFWDNTRLWVLARPLSGFAETFAQYIMEVGAGGGSDKPEQDEKAEGVLFVVEGEITVTIQGKANKLTPGGYAFIPPATDWQLRNQSQSTARFHWIRKHYQAVEGLPYPEPFVKNEQDVEPIAMPGTEGRWVTTRFVDIQDMRHDMHVNIVTFQPGGVIPFAETHVMEHGLYVLEGKAVYRLNQDWVEVEAGDFMWLRAFCPQACYAGGPGPFRYLLYKDVNRHMNLTLGAQPK from the coding sequence ATGTCGAAGACCACGTATTACGCGCCGCATGGCGGGCATCCGGGCCAAACGGAACTGCTCACCGACCGCGCGATGTTCACCGAAGCCTACGCTGTCATTCCGAAGGGGGTGATGCGCGACATCGTCACGAGCCATCTCCCGTTCTGGGACAACACGCGCCTGTGGGTGCTCGCGCGTCCGCTTTCCGGCTTCGCCGAAACGTTTGCGCAGTACATCATGGAAGTCGGTGCCGGTGGCGGCAGCGACAAGCCGGAGCAGGACGAGAAGGCGGAAGGCGTGCTGTTCGTCGTCGAAGGCGAAATCACGGTGACGATCCAGGGGAAAGCCAACAAGCTCACGCCGGGCGGCTACGCCTTCATTCCGCCAGCGACCGACTGGCAACTGCGCAATCAGAGCCAGAGCACCGCGCGCTTCCACTGGATTCGCAAGCATTACCAGGCCGTAGAGGGTCTGCCGTATCCCGAGCCGTTCGTGAAGAACGAGCAGGACGTCGAGCCGATCGCGATGCCCGGCACCGAGGGCCGCTGGGTGACCACGCGCTTTGTCGACATTCAGGACATGCGCCACGACATGCATGTGAATATCGTGACATTCCAGCCCGGCGGCGTGATTCCGTTTGCGGAAACGCATGTGATGGAACACGGCCTGTACGTGCTCGAAGGCAAGGCCGTCTATCGCCTGAATCAGGACTGGGTAGAAGTCGAAGCCGGTGACTTCATGTGGCTGCGCGCTTTCTGCCCGCAAGCCTGCTACGCTGGCGGCCCCGGCCCCTTCCGCTACCTGCTGTACAAAGACGTCAACCGTCACATGAACCTGACGCTGGGCGCACAACCGAAGTAA